The genomic interval GAATAATTTGTTTGGAGAACCTATCTGACATAATCTAGAAAAATAAGAGAAACAATGTGTGCAACATGAACTAGGATCCCTGCAATAAAACAGGAATGTGTCAGTATTATAATCGTATTATACGTCTGTGTGAAACATGGAAATTCAAATTACTCTGCTTATATACTGCATGTGTTTTGTTATTCACCACAGTAGTAAGTATCCTCTATTCCcaatgtattattattttattatataattaatcCTAATTcggtaatttatttttaaaaagatgtcATTGTCGACGGACTTCATAGAAACTTGAGATACTACGAAACTCTTCACTCGTCTCATTGGCAACACAAAATTGTTAAGCGGGGTATCCAACACAGTTATCATCCTTATAATAAAATAAGCgaattagaattttattcccATGGACGGTAAGGTTATTGTTATTTATCAATTACTATTTATCAAAATTTATAAACCCTAGTATATATTCcaaaataaatgaattaaacAACCATTTTCACGTAAAGTATTAGCCATccacatttttctcttttctagATACTTTCGTTTAATTTTAACACCGAGAAGGGAAGTCATTCACTCGAAATTCAAAGCGTACGAAGTTAACGGCGATGGAGAAGAGAAAACTGTTCATCTAGGTAAAATAATACACGTGTATTTATGCAGTACATGTTAACAAATTCTAATATTTCAGACCATGAAAGGTTTTATCATGGACGTGTATTCGGTGAAATTGACTCTCACGCGCAAGTGCATATCGATGATGGAATTCTTACTGCCAGTATTACAATAGCTGATGAAACATTTCACATTGAGGTATTACTTTCATCAGATTTCAATAAGAACGATTCATTCTCACAGTAATTACAACTATGTTGTATATTCAGCCATCCTGGAGGCACTTGCCTCATTTAGGTAATGAAACAATGATTGTTTATAAATCATCAGACGTTAAATTAAGTTGGGAGCATATTGAAAACGGAGAGGGACATACTCACGGTGCTCCTAAAACTTGTGGATATGTAAAAGAAGAATTAGGTTGGTCACTATCTGTCGTAGATACTTATTTAAACAATGCACTGCTTTTATTTATTCGTCTGTATATATTAAAGACATTCCAGTAGATCTCAGGGAAGAAATCAAAGAAGGAGTTACAAAAGACAAACATTCCAGGACAAAAAGACAAACAGAGACATACGAATATACACCTACGAAAACAAGATGCCCTCTGTTACTAGTCGCTGATTATCGTTTTTATCAAGAGATGGGTGGTAGTAGTACAAAAACAACAATCAATTATTTGGTAAAACTATATTCCTATAAGAATCTATTGCTGCGTCTTGTTTCACGATAATGTTCTTTATATCCTTCGTAGATAAGCTTAATCGATAGAGTTCATAAAATTTATAACGATACCTTGTGGCAAGATCGGCAAGAACAAGATGGTTTTAAAGGAATGGGTTTCGTTATTAAGAAGATCGTTGTTCATAGCGAACCAACTCGCGTAAGAGGCGGTGAAACGCATTATAATATGATCAGAGATAAATGGGACGTGCGCACATTACTAGAGGTACATCTTTTAATCATCGTTGAAAATGTTTCGTAATTAATATAGTTTCATTTAGGTGTTCAGCCGGGAATACAGTCATAAGGACTTTTGCTTAGCTCATTTATTCACCGACTTAAAATTTGAAGGTGGTATACTGGGATTAGCGTATGTAGGTTCACCTCGTAGAAACTCAGTGGGTGGAATTTGTACACCAGGTATATTAAAAGACGTTTTTTCTAGCATCAGGttagtgcaaaagttcgtgcccaaTTCGCATTAAAATACAACACTTTTGCATTGACCTAATATTTTTCATCCACGAATATTAAAACAAACTTTCAACAAACACTGTTGCAGAGTATTTTAAGAATGGCTACACACTGTATCTTAATTCAGGACTGAGTTCTAGTAGAAATCATTATGGGCAAAGGGTAAT from Halictus rubicundus isolate RS-2024b chromosome 14, iyHalRubi1_principal, whole genome shotgun sequence carries:
- the Tace gene encoding ADAM 17-like protease Tace isoform X1 translates to MEIQITLLIYCMCFVIHHSNVIVDGLHRNLRYYETLHSSHWQHKIVKRGIQHSYHPYNKISELEFYSHGRYFRLILTPRREVIHSKFKAYEVNGDGEEKTVHLDHERFYHGRVFGEIDSHAQVHIDDGILTASITIADETFHIEPSWRHLPHLGNETMIVYKSSDVKLSWEHIENGEGHTHGAPKTCGYVKEELDIPVDLREEIKEGVTKDKHSRTKRQTETYEYTPTKTRCPLLLVADYRFYQEMGGSSTKTTINYLISLIDRVHKIYNDTLWQDRQEQDGFKGMGFVIKKIVVHSEPTRVRGGETHYNMIRDKWDVRTLLEVFSREYSHKDFCLAHLFTDLKFEGGILGLAYVGSPRRNSVGGICTPEYFKNGYTLYLNSGLSSSRNHYGQRVITREADLVTAHEFGHNWGSEHDPDVTECSPSASQGGSYLMYTYSVSGYDVNNKRFSPCSLRSIRKVLQAKSGRCFSEPEESFCGNLRVEGDEECDAGLLGTEDNDACCDKNCKLRISQGAVCSDKNSPCCQGCAFMPLGVKCRDAQYATCEQESRCTGASSECPRSPPMKDGTGCLERGQCRLGKCVPYCETQGLQSCMCDTIGDACKRCCRMSLNETCFPIDPQDILPDGTPCIQGFCNKGICEKTIQDVVERFWDIIEDININKVMRFLKDNIVGAVIIISAIIWIPTSCVISYIDHRRVKESEKKWRWKHTEELIHPDEHRQSIYIDLQRQRMQQVSQQS
- the Tace gene encoding ADAM 17-like protease Tace isoform X2 gives rise to the protein MEIQITLLIYCMCFVIHHSNVIVDGLHRNLRYYETLHSSHWQHKIVKRGIQHSYHPYNKISELEFYSHGRYFRLILTPRREVIHSKFKAYEVNGDGEEKTVHLDHERFYHGRVFGEIDSHAQVHIDDGILTASITIADETFHIEPSWRHLPHLGNETMIVYKSSDVKLSWEHIENGEGHTHGAPKTCGYVKEELVDLREEIKEGVTKDKHSRTKRQTETYEYTPTKTRCPLLLVADYRFYQEMGGSSTKTTINYLISLIDRVHKIYNDTLWQDRQEQDGFKGMGFVIKKIVVHSEPTRVRGGETHYNMIRDKWDVRTLLEVFSREYSHKDFCLAHLFTDLKFEGGILGLAYVGSPRRNSVGGICTPEYFKNGYTLYLNSGLSSSRNHYGQRVITREADLVTAHEFGHNWGSEHDPDVTECSPSASQGGSYLMYTYSVSGYDVNNKRFSPCSLRSIRKVLQAKSGRCFSEPEESFCGNLRVEGDEECDAGLLGTEDNDACCDKNCKLRISQGAVCSDKNSPCCQGCAFMPLGVKCRDAQYATCEQESRCTGASSECPRSPPMKDGTGCLERGQCRLGKCVPYCETQGLQSCMCDTIGDACKRCCRMSLNETCFPIDPQDILPDGTPCIQGFCNKGICEKTIQDVVERFWDIIEDININKVMRFLKDNIVGAVIIISAIIWIPTSCVISYIDHRRVKESEKKWRWKHTEELIHPDEHRQSIYIDLQRQRMQQVSQQS
- the Tace gene encoding ADAM 17-like protease Tace isoform X3, whose translation is MEIQITLLIYCMCFVIHHSNVIVDGLHRNLRYYETLHSSHWQHKIVKRGIQHSYHPYNKISELEFYSHGRYFRLILTPRREVIHSKFKAYEVNGDGEEKTVHLDHERFYHGRVFGEIDSHAQVHIDDGILTASITIADETFHIEPSWRHLPHLGNETMIVYKSSDVKLSWEHIENGEGHTHGAPKTCGYVKEELDLREEIKEGVTKDKHSRTKRQTETYEYTPTKTRCPLLLVADYRFYQEMGGSSTKTTINYLISLIDRVHKIYNDTLWQDRQEQDGFKGMGFVIKKIVVHSEPTRVRGGETHYNMIRDKWDVRTLLEVFSREYSHKDFCLAHLFTDLKFEGGILGLAYVGSPRRNSVGGICTPEYFKNGYTLYLNSGLSSSRNHYGQRVITREADLVTAHEFGHNWGSEHDPDVTECSPSASQGGSYLMYTYSVSGYDVNNKRFSPCSLRSIRKVLQAKSGRCFSEPEESFCGNLRVEGDEECDAGLLGTEDNDACCDKNCKLRISQGAVCSDKNSPCCQGCAFMPLGVKCRDAQYATCEQESRCTGASSECPRSPPMKDGTGCLERGQCRLGKCVPYCETQGLQSCMCDTIGDACKRCCRMSLNETCFPIDPQDILPDGTPCIQGFCNKGICEKTIQDVVERFWDIIEDININKVMRFLKDNIVGAVIIISAIIWIPTSCVISYIDHRRVKESEKKWRWKHTEELIHPDEHRQSIYIDLQRQRMQQVSQQS